One part of the Dinoroseobacter shibae DFL 12 = DSM 16493 genome encodes these proteins:
- a CDS encoding type IV secretion system protein: protein MSVVTYFVETSQAYLDTAAETQFGAVAETVGTLLVLGTTLVVILVGINMIYQYRAMDGHTAFWLAVKIGLIGIFATNWMQFNAFSSAILYGIDSIAGALVASVGGGSPGPSGTFAEEFDRLIAELGDYLNAAGSELNWMAGAMLDIVGVLLLSILGGLAAFILVASRLMIALLIGIAPVMIFLTLFEVTKDYFARWLSALISFAIYPIVVAGVFATVTGVASALIGELGNPEGASNIGALIPFFMMVLMAKGFIIATPFIVRAISGNIMMPALSGGLGGGYNFARAAMGSQQAYNRYLIGGASGAEYAAIRARQFFGVQQMPMRQGMEQTGSGGGTGSADSGSKMLAQLARLGRLGRR from the coding sequence ATGAGCGTCGTCACCTATTTCGTTGAAACCTCCCAGGCCTATCTCGACACCGCTGCCGAAACCCAGTTTGGTGCGGTTGCGGAAACAGTCGGCACGCTCCTGGTTTTGGGGACAACGCTGGTGGTGATCCTCGTCGGCATCAACATGATCTATCAATATCGGGCCATGGATGGGCACACAGCCTTCTGGCTCGCGGTCAAGATCGGACTCATCGGGATATTCGCGACCAATTGGATGCAGTTCAACGCGTTCTCATCTGCCATTCTCTATGGGATCGACAGTATCGCGGGCGCGCTGGTGGCCTCGGTCGGCGGCGGCAGTCCGGGGCCCTCTGGAACTTTCGCTGAAGAATTCGACCGGCTGATCGCGGAGCTGGGCGACTATCTGAACGCTGCCGGGTCCGAGCTGAACTGGATGGCCGGCGCCATGCTCGACATCGTCGGTGTGCTTCTGCTCTCGATCCTCGGAGGGCTGGCCGCCTTCATCCTCGTGGCCTCCCGACTGATGATCGCGCTTCTGATCGGAATCGCCCCGGTGATGATTTTCCTGACCCTCTTCGAGGTCACCAAGGATTATTTCGCGCGCTGGTTATCCGCGCTTATCTCCTTCGCGATCTACCCTATCGTGGTCGCAGGGGTCTTCGCGACCGTCACCGGGGTGGCCTCGGCTCTCATAGGCGAGTTGGGTAATCCGGAAGGGGCTTCCAACATCGGCGCGCTCATACCTTTCTTCATGATGGTGCTCATGGCCAAGGGGTTCATAATCGCAACACCCTTCATCGTCCGCGCGATTTCCGGCAACATCATGATGCCGGCGCTCTCCGGCGGTCTCGGTGGCGGATACAACTTCGCTCGCGCCGCCATGGGCAGCCAGCAGGCCTACAACCGCTACCTAATTGGAGGCGCAAGCGGCGCAGAATACGCGGCCATCCGAGCGCGCCAGTTCTTTGGCGTGCAGCAAATGCCAATGCGGCAAGGCATGGAGCAGACGGGTTCCGGAGGCGGCACAGGATCCGCAGACTCGGGATCAAAAATGCTGGCGCAGCTTGCGAGACTGGGACGGCTTGGACGACGGTGA